One window of the Diospyros lotus cultivar Yz01 chromosome 12, ASM1463336v1, whole genome shotgun sequence genome contains the following:
- the LOC127786915 gene encoding hsp70-Hsp90 organizing protein 3-like, with product MADEAKARGNAAFAAGDYSTAIRHFTEAIDLAPTNHVLYSNRSAAYASLGQYSDALSDAQKTVDLKPDWSKGYSRLGAAHSGLHHYDDAINAYKKGLEIDPNNDALKSGLADAQAAASRSRPPPSASSPFGDIFSGPEMWTKLTADPATRAYLQQPDFLKMMQDLQKSPSNLNLYLKDQRVMQALGVLLNVKLHTPNSAEDMEISEATPSERKRPAEVELPKEPEPEPMEALEEGKEARERKAQAQKEKEAGNAAYKKKNFETAIEHYTKALELDDEDISFLTNRAAVYLEMGKYDECIKDCDKAVERGRELRSDFKMIARALTRKGTALVKMAKCSKDYEPAIETFQKALTEHRNPDTLKKLNDAEKAKKDLEQQEYFDPKLADEEREKGNEYFKEQKYPEAVRHYTEALRRNPKDPRVYSNRAACYTKLGAMPEGLKDAEKCIELDPTFAKGYSRKGAIQFFMKEYDKALETYQEGLKHEPKNQELLDGVRRCVEQINKASRGDLTPEELKERQAKGMQDPEIQNILTDPVMRQVLVDFQENPKAAQEHMKNPQVMNKIQKLVSAGIVQVR from the exons CTGTCCGACGCCCAGAAGACTGTTGACCTCAAGCCTGATTGGTCCAAGGGCTACTCCCGCCTCGGCGCCGCTCACTCGGGGCTTCACCACTACGACGACGCCATTAACGCCTACAAGAAGGGCCTCGAGATTGACCCCAACAACGACGCTCTCAAATCCGGCCTCGCTGATGCTCAGGCCGCCGCCTCCAGATCGCGGCCACCTCCGTCGGCGTCCTCTCCGTTTGGTGACATTTTCTCGGGTCCCGAGATGTGGACCAAGCTCACCGCCGACCCGGCTACGAGGGCCTATCTTCAGCAGCCGGATTTCTTGAAAATGATGCAGGACCTTCAGAAAAGCCCTAGCAATTTGAATCTCTATTTGAAGGATCAGAGGGTTATGCAAGCTCTGGGGGTGTTGCTCAACGTGAAGCTCCATACGCCGAATTCGGCCGAAGATATGGAAATTTCGGAGGCCACGCCGTCCGAGAGGAAGAGGCCGGCTGAGGTGGAGCTACCGAAGGAGCCGGAACCGGAGCCTATGGAGGCGTTGGAGGAGGGAAAGGAAGCTAGAGAGAGGAAGGCGCAGGCTCAGAAGGAGAAGGAGGCTGGGAATGCGGCTTACAAGAAGAAGAATTTCGAGACGGCGATTGAGCATTACACTAAGGCGTTGGAATTGGATGACGAAGATATTTCTTTCCTCACCAACCGTGCAGCTGTCTACTTGGAGATGGGAAAG TATGACGAATGCATTAAAGATTGTGATAAAGCTGTTGAGAGGGGTAGGGAGCTTAGGTCAGACTTTAAGATGATTGCAAGGGCCTTGACAAGAAAAGGAACTGCATTGGTTAAGATGGCAAAATGTTCAAAGGACTACGAACCTGCTATTGAAACATTCCAGAAAGCTCTTACAGAGCATCGCAACCCTGATACGTTGAAGAAGCTAAATGATGCtgaaaaagcaaagaaagatCTTGAGCAACAAGAGTATTTTGACCCAAAATTAGCTGATGAGGAGCGTGAAAAAG GCAACGAGTACTTCAAAGAGCAGAAGTATCCAGAGGCTGTGAGACATTATACAGAGGCCCTAAGGAGGAACCCGAAAGACCcaagg GTATACAGTAACAGGGCTGCATGCTACACAAAACTTGGGGCAATGCCTGAGGGATTGAAGGATGCGGAGAAGTGCATCGAGCTTGATCCAACTTTTGCCAAGGGGTACAGTAGAAAAGGTGCAATTCAGTTCTTCATGAAAGAGTACGACAAAGCTTTGGAAACATACCAAGAAGGATTGAAACACGAGCCTAAGAATCAGGAATTGCTAGATGGCGTGAGGAG ATGTGTGGAACAGATTAACAAGGCCAGCCGTGGAGATTTAACCCCCGAGGAACTCAAGGAGAGACAG GCTAAGGGAATGCAAGATCCTGAAATTCAGAACATCCTTACAGATCCTGTTATGAGACAG GTGTTGGTTGACTTCCAGGAAAATCCCAAGGCTGCTCAGGAGCACATGAAGAATCCCCAAGTGATGAACAAGATCCAGAAGCTAGTCAGTGCTGGTATAGTCCAGGTCAGGTAA
- the LOC127787005 gene encoding elongation factor G-2, chloroplastic: MAAESARMSSMASTASSLCNFSSSGCSRRPLPASPRRLLGLSSSLRHRRAQSLASSSSSLSEFFGRSVRISAASALKQQSRRNLSVSAMAADEAKRAIPLKDYRNIGIMAHIDAGKTTTTERILYYTGRNYKIGEVHEGTATMDWMEQEQERGITITSAATTTFWNKHRINIIDTPGHVDFTLEVERALRVLDGAICLFDSVAGVEPQSETVWRQADKYGVPRICFVNKMDRLGANFFRTRDMIVTNLGAKPLVIQLPIGSEDNFQGVVDLVKMKAVIWSGEELGAKFSYDDIPTDLQELAEDYRAQMIEIIVELDDEAMESYLEGVEPDEETIKKLIRKGTISSSFVPVLCGSAFKNKGVQPLLDAVVDYLPSPQDLPAMKGTDPENPELIIERAANDEEPFSGLAFKIMSDSFVGSLTFVRVYAGKLSAGSYVLNANKGKKERIGRLLEMHANSREDVKVALAGDIVALAGLKDTITGETLCDPDKPILLERMDFPDPVIKVAIEPKTKADVDKMATGLIKLAQEDPSFHFSRDEEINQTVIEGMGELHLEIIVDRLKREFKVEANVGAPQVNYRESISKVSEVKYVHKKQSGGQGQFADITVRFEPMEAGSGYEFKSEIKGGAVPKEYIPGVIKGLEECMSNGVLAGFPVVDVRAVLVDGSYHDVDSSVLAFQLAARGAFREGMRKAGPKMLEPIMKVEVVTPEEHLGDVIGDLNSRRGQINSFHDKPGSLKVVDSLVPLAEMFQYVSTLRGMTKGRASYTMQLAKFDVVPQHIQNQLAAKEEAVAA; encoded by the exons ATGGCGGCAGAGTCGGCCAGGATGTCATCAATGGCTTCGACGGCTTCTTCACTGTGCAACTTCAGCAGTAGTGGCTGCTCGCGCAGGCCTCTTCCTGCGTCTCCTCGCCGACTCCTCGGTCTCAGTTCCTCCCTCCGCCACCGCCGCGCTCAGTCTCTCGCTTCTTCCTCGTCTTCCCTTTCTGAATTCTTCGGAAGAAGCGTCCGCATCAGCGCTGCCTCTGCTCTCAAGCAGCAGAGCAGGAGGAACCTCTCTGTCTCCGCCATGGCCGCCGacg AGGCAAAACGTGCAATACCTTTGAAAGATTATCGCAATATTGGGATCATGGCTCATATAGATGCAGGAAAGACAACTACAACTGAAAGGATTTTATATTATACTGGTAGAAACTATAAAATTGGTGAGGTACATGAGGGAACAGCTACCATGGACTGGATGGAGCAAGAGCAAGAAAGAGGCATCACCATAACTTCTGCAGCAACCACTACTTTTTGGAACAAGCATCGGATTAACATAATTGATACACCTGGTCATGTTGACTTCACACTTGAAGTTGAGCGTGCTCTAAGGGTTTTGGATGGTGCCATATGCTTGTTTGACAGTGTTGCTGGTGTGGAACCACAGTCTGAAACTGTGTGGAGACAAGCTGATAAATATGGAGTACCGAGAATTTGTTTTGTTAACAAAATGGATCGTCTTGGGGCCAATTTTTTCCGAACAAGAGATATGATAGTTACAAATTTGGGTGCCAAACCCCTTGTTATTCAATTGCCAATTGGTTCAGAAGACAATTTTCAAGGAGTGGTTGATCTTGTGAAGATGAAAGCTGTGATCTGGTCGGGAGAAGAACTGGGTGCCAAGTTTTCTTATGATGATATTCCTACTGACCTTCAAGAGTTGGCAGAGGATTACAGGGCACAGATGATAGAGATTATAGTTGAGTTGGACGATGAAGCTATGGAGAGCTACTTAGAAGGAGTTGAGCCTGATGAAGAAACCATTAAGAAATTGATTAGGAAAGGTACAATCTCAAGCAGTTTTGTTCCAGTTCTATGTGGTTCAGCTTTCAAAAATAAGGGTGTCCAACCGCTACTAGATGCAGTTGTGGACTACTTGCCTTCACCCCAAGACTTGCCAGCAATGAAAGGCACAGACCCTGAGAACCCAGAACTGATAATTGAAAGGGCTGCAAATGATGAAGAACCCTTTTCTGGGCTGGCTTTCAAAATCATGAGTGATTCATTTGTCGGTTCTCTTACATTTGTAAGAGTGTATGCGGGGAAGCTTTCAGCAGGATCTTATGTACTGAATGCAAacaagggaaagaaagagagaattggTAGACTTCTTGAAATGCATGCCAACAGCAGAGAGGATGTTAAAGTAGCTTTGGCAGGGGATATTGTTGCTCTTGCAGGCCTTAAAGATACCATTACAGGAGAGACACTGTGTGATCCTGATAAGCCTATTCTGCTGGAAAGGATGGACTTCCCTGATCCTGTTATAAAGGTAGCAATTGAGCCCAAGACTAAAGCCGATGTTGACAAAATGGCTACTGGTTTGATCAAGCTTGCTCAAGAGGACCCTTCTTTCCACTTCTCACGGGATGAAGAGATTAACCAAACAGTTATTGAAGGGATGGGTGAACTGCATCTCGAGATTATTGTTGATCGGCTGAAGAGGGAATTCAAg GTAGAAGCTAATGTTGGTGCACCACAAGTAAACTACCGCGAAAGCATTTCTAAAGTTTCAGAAGTGAAATATGTTCACAAGAAACAATCAGGTGGGCAAGGACAATTTGCTGATATTACTGTACGGTTTGAGCCCATGGAAGCAGGCAGTGGATATGAGTTCAAGAGTGAAATCAAGGGAGGTGCAGTGCCAAAAGAATATATCCCAGGAGTGATTAAGGGATTAGAGGAGTGCATGAGTAATGGAGTGCTCGCTGGCTTTCCTGTTGTTGATGTCCGTGCTGTATTAGTGGATGGTTCTTACCATGACGTTGATTCAAGTGTCCTGGCATTCCAACTTGCTGCCAGAGGAGCTTTTCGGGAAGGAATGAGGAAAGCTGGGCCAAAGATGCTAGAACCTATAATGAAAGTTGAAGTTGTTACCCCTGAAGAACATTTGGGAGATGTGATTGGCGATCTGAACTCAAGAAGAGGCCAGATAAACAGCTTCCATGACAAGCCTGGCAGTCTCAAG GTGGTTGACTCCCTGGTTCCATTAGCAGAGATGTTCCAATATGTCAGCACACTGAGGGGAATGACAAAAGGTCGGGCTTCCTACACCATGCAGTTAGCCAAGTTTGATGTCGTCCCACAGCACATCCAGAACCAGCTGGCTGCCAAGGAGGAAGCTGTTGCTGCTTGA